In Chryseobacterium gotjawalense, the following are encoded in one genomic region:
- the dnaK gene encoding molecular chaperone DnaK: MSKIIGIDLGTTNSCVAVMEGKDPVVIPNAEGKRTTPSIVAFTEDGERKVGDPAKRQAVTNPTKTVYSIKRFIGTHFKDDASEVSRVPYTVVPGPNDTAKVKIDDREYTPQEISAMILQKMKKTAEDYLGQEVTRAVITVPAYFNDAQRQATKEAGEIAGLKVERIINEPTAAALAYGLDKNHKDQKIAVYDLGGGTFDVSILDLGDGVFEVLSTNGDTHLGGDDFDDVIINWLADEFKTEEGVDLKADPIALQRLKEAAEKAKIELSSSSQTEINLPYITATATGPKHLVKTLTKSKFEQLAADLVRRSMEPCKKALSDAGLSVSDIDEVILVGGSTRIPIIQEQVEKFFGKTPSKGVNPDEVVALGAAIQGGVLTGDVKDVLLLDVTPLSLGIETMGSVFTKLIDANTTIPTKKSEVFSTASDNQPAVSIRVGQGERPMFNDNKEIGRFDLSDIPPAQRGVPQIEVTFDIDANGILSVSAKDKGTGKEQSIKIQASSGLSDDEIQRMKREAEENASADAKKKEEVEVFNKADGLIFQTEKQLKEFGDKLSADKKAAVEAAHTELKAAFEAKDMESVKAKTEALDAAWMAASEEMYAAGNQGQPGADQAQGNPAGNAGGEDVQDADFEEVK, encoded by the coding sequence ATGAGCAAAATAATTGGAATCGACTTAGGAACAACCAATTCTTGTGTCGCTGTAATGGAAGGTAAAGATCCCGTAGTAATTCCTAATGCAGAAGGCAAAAGAACAACTCCTTCCATCGTTGCGTTTACAGAAGACGGTGAAAGAAAAGTAGGAGATCCTGCAAAAAGACAGGCGGTAACCAATCCGACCAAGACCGTATATTCTATTAAAAGATTTATCGGAACCCACTTTAAAGATGATGCATCTGAAGTTTCCAGAGTACCTTATACAGTAGTACCTGGTCCTAACGATACCGCAAAAGTAAAGATCGACGACAGAGAATATACGCCTCAGGAAATCTCTGCAATGATTCTTCAGAAAATGAAGAAAACTGCCGAAGATTATTTGGGACAGGAAGTAACAAGAGCCGTAATTACCGTTCCTGCTTATTTTAATGACGCACAGAGACAGGCTACCAAAGAAGCGGGTGAAATCGCCGGTTTAAAAGTAGAAAGAATTATCAATGAGCCTACCGCAGCAGCATTGGCTTATGGTTTAGATAAAAATCACAAAGACCAGAAAATCGCAGTTTACGATTTGGGTGGAGGAACTTTTGACGTTTCTATCCTTGATTTGGGCGACGGTGTTTTCGAAGTATTATCCACCAACGGTGATACCCACTTAGGGGGTGATGATTTTGATGATGTGATCATCAACTGGTTAGCAGACGAATTTAAAACCGAAGAAGGGGTAGATTTGAAAGCTGATCCAATCGCGCTTCAAAGATTAAAAGAAGCCGCAGAGAAAGCAAAAATCGAATTGTCTTCTTCTTCACAAACGGAAATCAATCTTCCTTATATTACCGCAACTGCAACAGGTCCGAAACACTTGGTTAAAACTTTGACCAAATCAAAATTCGAACAGTTGGCGGCTGACTTGGTAAGACGTTCTATGGAGCCTTGTAAAAAAGCCCTTTCAGATGCTGGTCTTTCCGTTTCAGATATCGATGAGGTAATTTTAGTGGGTGGTTCTACAAGAATCCCGATCATTCAGGAGCAGGTTGAGAAATTCTTCGGAAAAACACCTTCAAAAGGAGTGAATCCGGATGAGGTTGTAGCGTTAGGAGCTGCGATTCAGGGTGGAGTTTTAACAGGTGATGTGAAAGATGTTCTTTTATTAGATGTTACGCCACTTTCATTAGGTATCGAAACCATGGGTTCTGTATTTACAAAACTAATTGACGCAAATACCACAATCCCGACTAAAAAATCAGAGGTTTTCTCAACAGCAAGTGACAACCAGCCTGCAGTTTCTATCAGAGTAGGACAGGGAGAAAGACCAATGTTTAATGACAATAAAGAAATCGGACGTTTTGATTTATCAGACATTCCACCGGCTCAGAGAGGAGTTCCTCAGATCGAAGTAACTTTCGATATCGATGCCAACGGAATCCTGAGTGTTTCTGCCAAAGATAAAGGAACCGGAAAAGAACAGTCAATTAAAATTCAGGCAAGTTCAGGACTTTCAGATGATGAAATCCAAAGAATGAAGCGTGAAGCTGAAGAAAATGCTTCTGCGGATGCGAAGAAAAAAGAAGAAGTTGAAGTATTCAATAAAGCAGACGGATTGATCTTCCAGACTGAAAAACAACTGAAAGAATTTGGCGACAAATTATCTGCTGATAAAAAAGCGGCAGTTGAAGCTGCGCATACAGAATTGAAAGCCGCTTTCGAAGCGAAAGACATGGAGAGCGTAAAAGCGAAAACTGAAGCTTTGGATGCCGCCTGGATGGCAGCTTCTGAAGAAATGTACGCTGCAGGCAACCAGGGACAGCCAGGTGCTGACCAGGCACAGGGAAATCCTGCTGGAAATGCAGGAGGCGAAGATGTTCAGGATGCTGACTTCGAAGAAGTGAAATAA
- a CDS encoding restriction endonuclease subunit S has translation MSYKILGNYIRKVDNKNKDFKVLNLQGLSMKKEFRKSTSNIVGTDLSKYKIVKQGQFCCDFMSVIRVHKLPVVLNNLGEDVIISPAYIVFEITDKDVLLPEYLMMWFRRSEFDRYADFRCDSSIRGGFQWEELCEVELPVPSIEEQSKAVEQYQSVTNKIKVNEQICSTLEATAQALYKHWFVDFEFPNEEGKPYKSSGGKMVWNEELGKEIPEGWEVRSLKSLGNVITGKTPSSSNPEDFGNEFQFVTPSDFVGNKVITDSSRKLSKIGRNRLSNKINPKKSVLVTCIGSDMGKVSLNIEECITNQQINSIVGNKEYYSEFLYYKLNELKEELKSIAVGGSTMPMLSKSQFEAIEILKPFDEIMESFSNITCDITDYYSIQKKQNRKLSQLQSLLLSRLAVGEEEKVL, from the coding sequence ATGAGTTATAAAATTCTTGGCAATTATATAAGAAAGGTTGACAATAAAAATAAAGATTTTAAAGTACTTAATCTACAAGGACTGAGTATGAAGAAAGAATTTAGAAAATCAACATCTAATATTGTAGGAACGGATTTGTCTAAATATAAAATTGTTAAACAAGGTCAATTCTGTTGCGATTTTATGTCTGTAATTCGAGTCCATAAATTACCCGTAGTATTGAATAATCTTGGAGAGGATGTTATCATTTCTCCTGCATACATTGTTTTTGAAATTACAGATAAAGATGTGCTTTTGCCAGAATATCTAATGATGTGGTTCAGAAGATCAGAATTTGACAGATATGCGGATTTCAGATGTGATAGCTCTATTCGGGGAGGTTTTCAGTGGGAGGAATTATGTGAAGTTGAACTTCCGGTTCCCTCAATTGAAGAACAGAGTAAGGCAGTAGAACAGTATCAAAGCGTAACAAACAAAATAAAAGTCAACGAGCAGATTTGCTCAACATTAGAAGCTACTGCGCAAGCTTTGTATAAACATTGGTTTGTGGATTTTGAGTTTCCAAATGAAGAGGGAAAACCTTACAAATCTTCCGGCGGTAAAATGGTTTGGAATGAAGAGCTTGGGAAGGAGATTCCGGAGGGGTGGGAAGTGAGGAGTTTGAAAAGTTTAGGGAATGTAATTACGGGAAAAACACCTTCAAGTTCTAATCCTGAAGATTTTGGAAACGAGTTTCAATTTGTAACTCCAAGTGATTTTGTTGGAAATAAAGTTATTACGGATTCTTCAAGAAAGTTATCAAAAATTGGAAGAAATAGACTTTCAAATAAGATCAATCCTAAGAAATCAGTCTTAGTAACTTGTATTGGTTCAGATATGGGTAAAGTTTCTTTGAATATAGAAGAATGTATTACCAATCAACAGATCAACAGCATAGTTGGAAATAAAGAATATTATTCTGAATTTCTATATTATAAATTGAATGAACTTAAAGAAGAATTAAAAAGTATCGCTGTTGGTGGTTCAACTATGCCGATGTTAAGTAAATCACAATTTGAAGCAATCGAAATATTAAAACCATTTGATGAGATAATGGAAAGTTTTTCTAATATTACTTGTGATATAACTGATTATTATTCAATACAAAAAAAGCAAAATCGAAAACTCTCACAACTGCAAAGTTTGTTGTTGTCGCGGTTGGCGGTTGGGGAGGAAGAAAAGGTATTGTAA
- a CDS encoding UPF0158 family protein: MENSMLKAIAEIAQELDCGNDCYYHPTSHEIISIPNFSNFFDEEGFQECFKDELQAVEKNRPDFIKIEVVESTESFKIMKLFVDQLNDTRYQAELESILENKKPFQNFKNSIDNSDFREEWFAFKKLQLEKIVAMQLNEAKGIVK; this comes from the coding sequence ATGGAAAATTCCATGTTAAAAGCAATTGCAGAAATTGCACAGGAATTGGACTGCGGAAATGACTGCTATTATCATCCCACAAGTCACGAAATAATTTCAATTCCGAACTTTTCAAACTTTTTTGATGAAGAGGGATTTCAGGAATGCTTTAAAGATGAGCTACAGGCGGTTGAGAAAAACAGGCCGGATTTCATTAAAATAGAAGTTGTAGAAAGTACGGAATCCTTTAAAATAATGAAACTATTCGTTGACCAGCTTAATGACACCCGGTATCAAGCAGAACTGGAAAGTATTTTAGAAAACAAAAAGCCCTTTCAGAATTTTAAGAATTCAATCGACAACTCTGATTTTAGAGAAGAATGGTTTGCTTTTAAAAAATTGCAACTGGAAAAAATAGTGGCAATGCAATTAAACGAAGCAAAAGGCATTGTGAAATAG
- the nosZ gene encoding Sec-dependent nitrous-oxide reductase, whose translation MKTYKKIGLAAFAAVSIVACKPKGTQTAVSGDAAEKVYVAPGKHDEVYNFVSGGFNGQISVVGLPSGRTLKIVPVFSVHPENGYGFSEETKPMLETSHGFVPWDDQHHLALSQTNGEIDGRYLFANANNTPRVAKIDLTTFKTTEIIEIPNSAGNHSSPFLTENTEYVVAGTRFAVPVDGQGDVPIESFKENFKGYLSFIGIGKEDGKMDITFQIEAPGFNFDLSHAGKGKSHGWFFFSCYNSEQANTLLEVNASQNEKDFIMAVNWKKAEEYLKAGKAKKMAVEYAHNTFDESTQMAKSEILKEVSVLSAKELKDICYLIPCPKSPHGCDIDPTGEYIIGSGKLAALIPVFSFDKLMKAIADKNFSGEFDGIPIVKYDAVLHGEVQKPGLGPLHTEFDGKGNAYTSMFVSSEVVKWDIATCKVLDRTPTFYSVGHLMIPGGDTKNPYGKYLVAYNKITKDRYLPTGPELTQSAQLFDISGDKMKLLLDFPTIGEPHYAQAGPAALFTKNQIKFYKLEDNKHPYATKGEAESKVVREGNKVHVYMTSIRSHFAPDNIEGVKVGDEVYFHVTNLEQDWDVPHGFAIKGAQNAELLIMPGETCTLKWVPLKPGMYPMYCTDFCSALHQEMQGYVRVSPAGSNTPLIYSLNNKKDNAQSPVKQGETK comes from the coding sequence ATGAAAACTTACAAGAAAATTGGACTCGCAGCTTTTGCTGCGGTGAGTATTGTCGCATGTAAACCTAAGGGTACGCAGACTGCTGTATCAGGCGATGCTGCGGAGAAAGTGTATGTTGCTCCGGGAAAACATGATGAGGTTTACAACTTCGTCAGCGGTGGTTTTAATGGGCAAATCAGCGTTGTCGGGCTGCCAAGTGGCAGAACTTTGAAAATCGTTCCCGTATTCTCTGTACATCCGGAAAACGGTTATGGATTCAGCGAAGAAACAAAACCGATGCTCGAAACCTCCCACGGGTTCGTGCCATGGGATGACCAGCACCACCTTGCCCTGTCACAGACCAACGGAGAAATTGACGGCAGGTATTTATTTGCCAACGCCAATAACACTCCGCGTGTTGCTAAGATTGACCTGACCACTTTTAAAACAACAGAGATTATTGAAATCCCTAACTCTGCAGGGAACCACTCCTCTCCTTTCTTAACGGAAAACACAGAATATGTGGTTGCCGGAACCCGTTTCGCCGTACCTGTGGACGGACAGGGCGATGTCCCAATTGAGTCTTTCAAAGAAAATTTTAAAGGTTACCTTTCTTTTATCGGAATTGGAAAAGAAGATGGAAAAATGGACATCACGTTCCAAATTGAAGCTCCGGGATTCAACTTTGACCTGTCGCACGCCGGTAAAGGGAAATCCCACGGCTGGTTCTTTTTCTCCTGCTATAACTCCGAACAGGCCAACACGCTTCTGGAAGTAAATGCTTCTCAAAACGAGAAAGATTTCATCATGGCCGTCAACTGGAAAAAAGCTGAAGAATATCTGAAAGCGGGAAAAGCCAAAAAAATGGCGGTAGAATATGCTCACAACACCTTTGATGAGTCTACCCAAATGGCGAAATCTGAAATATTAAAAGAAGTATCTGTTCTTTCTGCTAAAGAATTAAAAGACATCTGCTATTTAATTCCCTGTCCAAAATCTCCGCACGGTTGCGACATTGATCCAACGGGGGAGTACATTATTGGTTCCGGAAAACTGGCTGCTTTGATCCCTGTATTCAGTTTTGATAAATTAATGAAAGCAATTGCAGACAAAAATTTCTCAGGCGAATTTGACGGTATTCCAATCGTTAAATATGATGCCGTTTTACACGGTGAAGTTCAGAAACCGGGTTTAGGGCCACTCCACACCGAATTTGACGGAAAGGGAAATGCCTATACCTCGATGTTCGTTTCTTCTGAAGTAGTGAAATGGGACATCGCAACCTGTAAGGTTTTAGACAGAACTCCAACGTTCTACTCTGTAGGTCACTTAATGATTCCAGGTGGAGATACTAAAAATCCTTACGGAAAATATCTGGTTGCTTATAATAAAATTACGAAAGACCGGTATTTACCAACGGGTCCGGAATTAACGCAGTCTGCCCAGCTGTTTGACATCAGCGGAGACAAAATGAAACTGCTCCTGGACTTCCCAACCATTGGCGAGCCGCATTACGCACAGGCAGGTCCGGCAGCTTTGTTTACGAAAAACCAGATAAAATTCTATAAACTGGAAGACAACAAACACCCGTATGCGACCAAAGGTGAAGCCGAAAGCAAAGTCGTCAGAGAAGGAAATAAAGTTCATGTTTATATGACTTCTATCCGCTCTCACTTTGCACCGGATAATATCGAGGGCGTAAAAGTAGGTGACGAAGTTTACTTCCACGTGACGAATCTGGAACAGGATTGGGACGTGCCGCACGGATTCGCAATCAAAGGCGCACAAAATGCCGAACTCCTCATCATGCCGGGAGAAACCTGTACCCTGAAATGGGTTCCCCTAAAACCGGGAATGTATCCGATGTACTGTACCGACTTCTGTTCTGCCCTACACCAAGAAATGCAGGGATACGTAAGAGTATCACCGGCTGGCAGCAATACCCCGCTTATCTATTCACTGAATAATAAAAAGGACAATGCTCAAAGCCCTGTAAAACAAGGTGAAACCAAGTAA
- a CDS encoding c-type cytochrome, translating to MEASAAKYDPNRGLGKHENVDISKFDPAMAAAGKKIAEVKCTSCHKPTDEKLVGPGWLGVTKRQTPEWIMNFISNPDPMIDVDPELQKQLELCLVRMPNQALTDTDAREVLEYMRQIDGAK from the coding sequence ATGGAGGCTAGTGCTGCGAAGTACGACCCAAACAGAGGTCTGGGTAAACATGAAAACGTTGATATAAGTAAGTTTGATCCGGCAATGGCTGCTGCAGGTAAAAAAATAGCTGAAGTAAAATGTACTTCCTGCCACAAACCAACCGACGAAAAATTAGTGGGTCCGGGCTGGCTGGGCGTTACAAAAAGACAGACTCCGGAGTGGATTATGAACTTTATCTCTAATCCTGACCCGATGATCGACGTAGATCCTGAATTACAGAAACAACTGGAACTCTGTTTGGTGAGAATGCCAAATCAAGCCCTTACAGATACCGACGCCAGAGAAGTTCTCGAATACATGAGACAGATCGACGGCGCCAAATAA
- a CDS encoding RidA family protein, whose translation MSSKVNSLLARNTENAAKAIGPYSQTVAFSHYNNLSAQLPVDPKSGALVSGGIREQAEQCFKNIKAVVDSIGHVMSDVIRITVFVTNIKDADAVDEVYKTFFPTYVPTRTTVAVAALPMNALVQIEALISNGEGTIPDAPQSGDLIKLTNNTSNAPVSTLSAQAVAFSHYNNLSAQLPVDPKSGRLVAGGVKEQTTQCLKNIKAILESIDVPFDDIVKINIFLKNLADIDAVNEVYSTFFPDSAIARTVGYVPARTTVAASALPMDALIQIEAVVSHGDGTPPQAVEHRHGIVIWANNTQNAPECSLCTQTVAFSHYNHLSAQLPLDAKTGELVAGGIREQTEQCLKNIKAIVESISHVMEDVVKVNIFVKNIADMDAVDEVYKKFFPGGIPARRTVGVSALQKDALIQIDAVVANAEGTPPKA comes from the coding sequence ATGAGTTCAAAAGTAAATTCCTTATTGGCAAGAAATACGGAAAATGCTGCAAAAGCAATCGGTCCCTACTCGCAAACGGTAGCCTTCTCCCATTACAATAACCTGTCGGCCCAATTGCCGGTCGATCCGAAATCGGGTGCGTTGGTATCCGGCGGTATCAGGGAGCAGGCAGAACAGTGCTTCAAAAACATCAAGGCCGTTGTAGACAGTATCGGCCATGTGATGAGCGATGTTATAAGAATCACTGTATTCGTAACCAACATCAAAGATGCTGATGCTGTAGACGAAGTTTATAAAACATTCTTCCCAACCTATGTTCCGACAAGGACGACAGTGGCCGTGGCAGCCTTACCGATGAATGCGCTGGTCCAGATTGAAGCTCTTATTTCGAACGGGGAAGGTACCATTCCAGACGCACCACAATCCGGAGATCTTATAAAACTGACCAATAATACGTCCAATGCGCCCGTAAGTACTTTATCTGCGCAGGCGGTCGCTTTCTCTCACTACAATAACCTTTCAGCTCAGTTACCAGTCGATCCGAAATCGGGCAGATTGGTGGCTGGCGGTGTAAAAGAGCAGACGACCCAGTGCCTGAAAAATATCAAGGCGATTTTAGAAAGTATCGATGTCCCTTTTGACGATATTGTCAAAATTAATATCTTCCTTAAAAACCTCGCAGATATTGATGCCGTAAACGAAGTGTACTCCACATTTTTCCCAGACTCTGCGATTGCCAGAACTGTAGGGTATGTTCCTGCACGCACAACAGTTGCCGCTTCAGCCTTACCGATGGATGCCCTGATCCAGATTGAAGCAGTGGTGTCACACGGAGACGGTACTCCTCCGCAAGCCGTAGAGCACAGGCATGGAATCGTTATTTGGGCAAATAACACTCAAAATGCACCTGAATGTTCTCTGTGTACACAAACCGTAGCTTTTTCTCATTACAATCATCTTTCAGCGCAACTGCCTTTGGATGCGAAAACGGGTGAACTGGTTGCCGGTGGTATAAGAGAACAGACGGAACAGTGCTTGAAAAACATCAAGGCCATTGTCGAAAGCATCAGCCACGTTATGGAAGATGTCGTTAAAGTCAATATCTTTGTTAAAAATATTGCAGATATGGATGCCGTAGACGAAGTTTACAAAAAATTCTTCCCTGGCGGTATTCCTGCAAGAAGAACAGTGGGTGTCTCCGCTTTACAGAAAGATGCTTTGATCCAGATTGATGCAGTTGTTGCCAACGCAGAAGGAACCCCTCCAAAAGCATAA
- a CDS encoding c-type cytochrome — protein sequence MKKYLVICGVLALVACNKKESNPNMDSNVMKEEPVVKVVDSAAAGKNEGLALIEGADCLTCHKVDARLVGPSYQEVADKYTEGDLDMLANKIIEGGKGNWGEIPMTPHTGMSKENAKKMVEYIMTLKK from the coding sequence ATGAAAAAGTATCTCGTAATCTGCGGCGTTTTAGCACTGGTAGCATGTAACAAGAAAGAAAGCAATCCCAATATGGACAGCAATGTAATGAAGGAGGAACCTGTAGTGAAAGTTGTAGATTCTGCGGCAGCAGGTAAAAATGAAGGGCTGGCTCTGATCGAAGGAGCAGATTGTTTAACCTGTCATAAAGTTGATGCCAGACTTGTTGGGCCCTCTTACCAGGAAGTAGCAGATAAATATACAGAAGGCGATCTTGATATGCTTGCCAACAAGATTATTGAAGGCGGAAAAGGGAACTGGGGAGAAATCCCGATGACACCACATACGGGCATGAGTAAAGAAAATGCTAAGAAAATGGTGGAATATATCATGACGCTTAAAAAATAA
- a CDS encoding helix-turn-helix domain-containing protein: MDKLEFRIAFGKRVEEFRKKLNLSYRELAQKCDVDHSNISKIEKGEVDVRISTVQELAKGLDVHPQELFDFKLK; the protein is encoded by the coding sequence ATGGATAAATTAGAATTTAGAATAGCATTTGGTAAAAGAGTTGAGGAGTTTAGGAAAAAGCTGAATTTGAGTTATAGAGAGTTGGCTCAAAAATGTGATGTAGATCATAGTAATATTAGCAAAATAGAAAAAGGGGAAGTAGATGTTAGAATCTCTACTGTTCAAGAGTTAGCAAAAGGGTTAGATGTGCATCCACAGGAACTATTTGATTTTAAATTAAAGTAA
- a CDS encoding type I restriction-modification system subunit M codes for MAKKVQTKNTEEILWDSANKLRGSVEPSEYKHVVLSLIFLKFANDKFLRRRQELINEHKEAFLEIPEFYQAENVFYLPEESRWTYIIENAKQEDITLKVDSALKTIERTNKSLEGALPDNYFTRLGLDQSKFSALLDTINNIDTLKDESQDIVGRVYEYFLSKFAIAEGKGKGEFYTPKSIVNLIAEMIEPYKGKIYDPSCGSGGMFVQSLKFIEKHKGNKKDVSIYGQELTNTTYKLAKMNLAIRGISSNLGIKAADTFGDDQHKDLKADYIMANPPFNLKDWRAENELTNDPRWAGYEVPPKSNANYAWILNMISKLSQNGVAGFILANGALSGGGEEYKIRKQIIENDLVEAVVILPRAMFYSTDISVTLWILNRNKNERTFEVNDGIKNYRNRNGEVLFMDLRQKGEPFEKKFVQFGEEEITVIAAHYHSWQQNNWKESYQDIPEYSYSASLEDIRKKDYSLVPSKYIEFVNRDESLDYDEQMQSLQTDLKDLFQQESELKKEVSNVFKTLGYEL; via the coding sequence ATGGCTAAAAAAGTACAAACTAAAAACACCGAAGAAATCCTCTGGGATTCTGCCAATAAATTAAGAGGTTCCGTAGAACCGTCCGAATATAAACACGTAGTGTTGAGTTTGATTTTCCTCAAGTTTGCGAATGACAAATTTCTGAGACGGAGACAAGAACTCATCAATGAACACAAAGAAGCTTTCTTAGAAATTCCCGAATTTTATCAGGCAGAAAATGTCTTTTATCTGCCGGAAGAATCGCGCTGGACTTATATCATTGAAAATGCAAAACAGGAAGACATTACCCTGAAAGTAGATTCTGCCCTGAAAACCATTGAGCGCACCAACAAATCTCTGGAAGGTGCTTTGCCCGATAATTATTTTACCCGCCTCGGATTGGATCAGTCTAAGTTCTCGGCTTTGCTGGATACCATTAACAATATTGATACACTGAAAGATGAATCCCAAGACATTGTGGGTCGTGTTTACGAATATTTCTTGAGCAAATTTGCCATTGCAGAAGGGAAAGGAAAAGGAGAATTCTACACGCCAAAATCTATTGTAAACCTTATCGCTGAAATGATAGAACCTTACAAAGGGAAAATCTATGATCCTTCCTGTGGTTCGGGTGGGATGTTTGTACAGTCGCTAAAGTTTATAGAAAAACATAAGGGAAACAAAAAAGATGTTTCTATCTATGGTCAGGAACTGACCAATACGACGTACAAACTGGCAAAAATGAATCTCGCCATCCGTGGGATTTCTTCTAATCTGGGAATTAAAGCGGCAGATACTTTTGGGGATGACCAACACAAGGATCTGAAAGCCGACTACATAATGGCAAATCCGCCATTTAATTTAAAAGATTGGCGTGCAGAAAACGAACTGACCAATGATCCGCGATGGGCAGGATATGAAGTGCCGCCGAAATCGAATGCCAATTATGCGTGGATTCTGAATATGATTTCTAAACTTTCTCAGAATGGCGTTGCCGGATTTATTTTGGCAAACGGTGCTTTGAGCGGTGGTGGCGAAGAATATAAAATACGGAAGCAGATTATTGAAAATGATTTGGTGGAAGCGGTGGTGATATTGCCAAGAGCAATGTTTTATTCTACCGATATTTCGGTTACGCTTTGGATTCTGAACCGCAACAAAAACGAAAGAACTTTTGAAGTGAACGATGGCATAAAAAATTACCGTAACCGAAATGGCGAAGTTTTGTTTATGGATCTGCGCCAGAAAGGTGAACCGTTTGAAAAGAAATTCGTTCAGTTTGGCGAAGAAGAGATTACTGTGATAGCAGCTCATTATCACAGTTGGCAACAGAACAACTGGAAAGAAAGTTATCAAGACATTCCTGAATATTCTTACAGTGCGAGTCTGGAAGACATCCGTAAAAAAGATTATTCTTTGGTACCGAGTAAATATATTGAATTTGTGAACCGCGATGAAAGTCTGGATTATGATGAGCAAATGCAGAGTTTACAGACTGATTTAAAAGATTTGTTTCAGCAGGAAAGTGAGTTGAAAAAAGAGGTTTCCAATGTTTTTAAAACTTTGGGATATGAGTTATAA
- a CDS encoding RNA polymerase sigma factor — MKNTDSLPRKLTDLQLYELLKKGDPASMEHIHLRYKRLLFWLGKQMLDDDFVVETLVQDTFLKLWLHRDSIETPNHIIGFLRFVLKRDCITYFNAPRNKFSRLINSLERYENYQDYLAGYDPQQDKEHLLSQEADQRNFDEVQKVLNVLNPKRKHLIELCLEYGFQYKPIAEAMGSSVTGISNEVSRAIDDLRKILNRSSFEQSQKKAFDNEKQLDKLSSQQLEIMKRRFEQKSSFAVIAQELKLPEKEVHREFLYAYQYLQNQKTSEIKL, encoded by the coding sequence ATGAAAAATACAGACTCTTTGCCCCGGAAGTTGACCGATCTTCAGTTGTACGAACTGCTGAAAAAAGGCGATCCTGCATCCATGGAACACATTCATCTACGCTACAAAAGATTGCTGTTCTGGCTCGGAAAACAAATGCTTGACGATGATTTTGTTGTGGAAACGCTTGTTCAGGATACCTTCCTTAAATTGTGGTTACACCGCGACTCTATTGAAACTCCGAATCATATCATTGGCTTTTTACGGTTTGTTTTGAAGAGGGACTGTATAACTTATTTTAACGCGCCCAGGAATAAATTTTCCCGTTTAATCAATTCCCTTGAACGGTATGAGAATTACCAAGATTACCTCGCAGGTTACGATCCCCAGCAGGATAAAGAGCATCTTCTCAGTCAGGAAGCTGATCAAAGAAATTTTGATGAAGTACAAAAGGTTTTAAACGTACTGAACCCCAAAAGGAAACACCTGATTGAACTTTGCCTTGAATATGGCTTTCAGTACAAGCCCATCGCAGAAGCAATGGGAAGCAGCGTGACAGGCATCAGCAATGAGGTGAGCAGAGCCATCGATGATCTTCGGAAAATTTTGAATAGAAGTTCTTTTGAACAGTCACAGAAAAAAGCTTTCGATAATGAAAAGCAACTAGATAAACTAAGCAGTCAACAATTGGAGATCATGAAAAGAAGGTTTGAACAGAAATCTTCTTTTGCGGTGATTGCCCAAGAACTTAAATTACCTGAAAAGGAAGTACATCGGGAATTTCTGTATGCCTATCAATATCTACAAAATCAAAAAACTTCTGAAATAAAACTTTGA